A stretch of Brassica napus cultivar Da-Ae chromosome C6, Da-Ae, whole genome shotgun sequence DNA encodes these proteins:
- the LOC106402694 gene encoding uncharacterized protein LOC106402694, with translation MGIFSRSSISRKSKDGMKIIATAFFGVMFGFLIGISFPSLSITKVSLPTNFLPSNGISYIEEKGSTIATPDSNKSWSSTKSNDSSSSGPVDKSKIWVSSNPRGAERLPPGMIAAESDFYLRRLWGLPHEDLTSQPRYLVTFTVGINQKENIDACVKKFSENFTIVLFHYDGRVTEWDEFEWSKTAIHISVRKQTKWWYAKRFLHPDIVARYDYIFIWDEDLGVEHFNAEEYIKLVKKHGLEISQPGLEPNKGLTWQMTKRRGDLEVHKITEEKPGWCSDPHLPPCAGFVEIMAPVFSRDAWRCVWHMIQNDLVHGWGLDFALRRCVEPAHEKIGVVDSQWVVHQTVPSLGSQGEATDGKAPWQGVRDRCKKEWTMFQSRMANAEKDYFRSLQVEGSSNSTATTI, from the exons ATGGGTATCTTTTCACGCAG ttcgaTTAGTAGGAAATCAAAAGATGGAATGAAGATCATCGCAACTGCATTTTTCGGAGTAATGTTCGGATTTCTGATTGGAATATCTTTTCCATCATTATCAATCACTAAG GTGAGTCTCCCAACAAACTTTCTTCCTTCAAACGGTATCTCATATATAGAGGAAAAGGGTTCCACAATTGCAACTCCAGATAGTAATAAATCTTGGTCATCAACAAAGAGTAACGACAGCAGCTCATCTGGTCCAGTTGACAAATCAAAG ATATGGGTTTCTTCAAATCCTCGTGGCGCTGAAAGATTGCCACCGGGTATGATTGCAGCTGAATCAGACTTCTATTTGCGCAGATTATGGGGCTTACCGCATGAG GATTTGACCAGCCAACCAAGATACCTCGTGACGTTTACAGTTGGTATAAATCAGAAAGAAAATATCGATGCTTGTGTCAAGAAG TTTTCAGAGAACTTCACTATTGTCTTGTTTCATTATGACGGCCGGGTAActgaatgggatgagtttgaaTGGTCCAAGACTGCTATACACATTAGTGTGAGGAAGCAGACAAAATG GTGGTATGCAAAGAGGTTTTTGCACCCTGATATTGTAGCAAGATATGATTATATATTCATCTGGGACGAAGACCTTGGGGTCGAGCATTTTAATGCAGAAGA GTACATAAAGCTTGTGAAGAAGCATGGCCTGGAGATTTCTCAACCTGGCTTGGAACCAAACAAGGGGTTAACATGGCAGATGACAAAGAGAAGAGGAGATCTTGAAGTCCACAA GATAACAGAAGAAAAACCTGGATGGTGCTCAGATCCTCATCTCCCTCCATGTGCTGG ATTCGTGGAGATCATGGCTCCTGTATTTTCAAGAGACGCCTGGCGATGCGTGTGGCACATGATCCAG AATGATTTGGTTCACGGTTGGGGACTTGACTTTGCACTCAGAAGATGTGTTGAG CCTGCACATGAGAAGATAGGTGTAGTAGATTCTCAGTGGGTCGTTCACCAAACCGTCCCTTCCCTTGGCAGCCAA GGTGAGGCAACAGACGGGAAAGCGCCATGGCAAGGG GTTAGGGACAGATGCAAAAAGGAATGGACCATGTTCCAGAGTAGAATGGCTAACGCAGAGAAGGATTATTTCAGGTCCTTACAAGTTGAAGGCTCCTCTAATTCAACAGCAACAACCATTTGA